The Pyrus communis chromosome 12, drPyrComm1.1, whole genome shotgun sequence genomic sequence GACCAGGGATAAAATGACAGATCCTAACATGTTAGCTTCAAAAGTTTCGGGTATTTACACGTAAATCCCCTCTACTTTTATCTCTACGAAACATATAATGCAACACGCTCTCAAGATTTCACATTCACATAGACAAGCTTAACCTTTGTGATTCTAAGCAAAACTCAAACTTAGCTCAAACCACAAGATCTTGGGGCTTTAATACAAAAGAACATTGGAAAGGTCAACATGGTTTTACGTCTGTTAACAGGAAGATACTTGTTTTGAAACGAAATATATCAAGAAACTCTATCTCAACGAAAACTAACTAGGTAACAATGCAAAGAtgcacaaaccaaataaaaCCTCAGACGTAGTCTGCAGACTAAGCTGAGCTCTTCTCAGTATTGTTCTCAAGTTCCCTCCTCAGCTGCAGGGAGAAGTCATCGTTAACATCGTCATCATCCCAGTCGTCTTCCCACTGCTGTGTCACTTCCTTGCCTTCCTCTTTGTCCTCCCATTCTGTCATTGttcataaacaaaacaaaacgaagtTAGAACGAGGCATAACTCCTACCTGATCAGCATTGCAAGCATACACACACCAGTATGAACCATAAGTAAAAGCAATGCAGGTTCTCTAAACCTAAACCCGTTATGCAGAGCAGCACCGTGCTTACGCAAATGAGATTTACAAGACAATACCGAACACAACTAGAACAGCTCAATCTCCAAAGTAGTGAACTAAAATTCGACAAGCATGAGGTCTAAAACAAATTTACCCAATTCGAATTCTTCGTCAAATTAACGAATTACCGAACTACAATGGCTCAGTATCCGAAATGGTGGAAcaaaaataaccaatttcaacaTCAAAAAATGAACTTCAACAGTTCTAGCATACTTGAGGATCAAAACTAAGAGACCCAGAAACTTAAATCCACCAACTAAATGGCTAATGCAAGCTGAGACATTGCAAAAAACtccaaatcaaaaaaaaaacacgtgcAATAACAgtcaatttcaaaaatttccAATCCATTGAAACCCTCAGAATTAAATGAGAATGAATTGAAATTAAGGCTAAACAATTGACCCACGTATTGAAGTGCAAAATTAAATACCTTGGTTGATATCAAACTCCTCGAACTCGTCGTCGTCTTCGAACAGATCCATCTTCGCAACCTCCGTCACCGCCTGGGGCTCCGCCGCCATCTCAGTTCTCCAAGCGCGAATTAACACAGCAAAAGTCCGATTCAGCTTTCAAATTCCGCGAAATCAGAATAAAAAATATACAGAAAATTAAAGGACAAGTAGAacttacagagagagagagattggagaATCTGAAAAATTGGGAATTAGGGATTTTACGTGGGAACCTTCTGGGTTTTTACGGTGAAGTCCCAACAGTCGAAGAGCTTAAAGCCGAAGGTGAGCTATAAACGGCGACGTATTGTGGGGGAAGGTCAGTTTCAGCTGCTCCCAACCTTGTTGAAACATAAAGTTAGATTAAATCAGATTGAATTGGGCTCTCTAAGATTAAGTCTTGGGCCCATTTCTTTTTTACGCAACAATAAATTTACATTAAGGGGTAGAAGAATATATTTGTTGCGAGacatcgtagtactaagtggcagcTATGCTCGCGATACAGTTTGTCAAGCTGGTGATCGTTTTTTACCAGCGGTACTATGTACTTCGAAGCTCTTGATACTTCCTGTTTATCCCCGGTGTGCTATCTCTTTTCTTCGCCCCTGATTATTATGTTGTCGATATTTAGTATTTGAACAATTTCACAATTGGGATTGATTTTCGTCTcatcatttatatattttaaaacaaatcaaatcctATCTACAACCACGAGAGGTTTTTTAGGATCACTGCTACACATGTCACAATACAAAttatgagatatgtgtgttaaaaagttaataacttaataaataaaatttatcaccacttatataaaaacacgtgatgtaccccGTGTTCCAGTCAAAAGGAAAATTTTCTCCTACCACCAcaagaaaaaccaaaatcaacTGTATACAATGATATACAAGCAACATGGTCACATATggaacttgaaaaaaaattgagctgATTTCCTTGAGAATCAAAGAGTAAAAAGGCTAACTAAAAAAATCACTTTCAAATATTTACACcaatatatgaatgtattttAGATGCAAAATGCAAAATCGAGATGAATCACCGTTCCTGGACGCAATGTTTGCGCCGAACTGCAGAACTCATCCATCTTGATGTACTAGCATCACGAAAGTCATGGATAATTTTGATGAGGGAGCGCGATTTCTTTATCGCATAAGATGTTCCATCCGTCAAGAGCGAAAAGAGTCCAGGCATTAGTGATGATTCCGTTGCCAAAACAGCAACAACTTCCTCCCCGCCATTGATGCACAAAGACAGCAATGTTGAAACACAATACTCTTTTGCTTTTGGGGATGTCGAAGTTTGAAGAACGCGGATGATCAATTGCAAATCAATGGCGTGGAGGATTTCGTGTGATCCTACGACATTTTCAGCCAAAATTGCAAGAATTGATAATGCATCATCAACGAGCTGATCAGGGTTTTGTGACGAAGAAGATATTATGTCAACTAGCAATGGAACAATGCCCGCGTCCAGCACTTTCTGTTGATTCCTAGGAAGGAGGATCAGCCCGAAAATCGCAACCACGGAGTTCTTTTTCCCACACGTTGTTCCTTCCCTGATCAGCTCCACAAGAGCTGGGATGGCCTCAGGCATTTCTCCGATTAGTTTCCGAGACTCCCTCATCGAAGAGAGGTAAAACATCGTTGCAGCTGCGCTTTGTCTGGCTTCTAAACTCAACCCATTTTTAAGAACGGCAACAACTGATGGTAGGCCTCCCCATGACATTATCAATTTCATTCCGCTTGCGTATTTCGCGAGCTTCAACAAGGCTGCAATTGCATTCCCTTGCGTGGATGCATCAGCGGAATTCAATAGCCTCAGCAGAGGAGGGATACAGCCAGCCTGGATCAAACAAGACCtattgaaaatgtttgatttgccTAGCAATCGAATCTCATAAGCAGCCTTGTTCTTCTGTTCGCTTGTTCCGCAAGCAAGCCTTCCGCTGAGAAATCCCGAGAGAAACCTCATTGCGTGTTTAGCAACCGGGCTACCAGGTGCGATCGTTTTTTCCTTGTCGGCGCTTTTGCTTCCTGGCCTGCCGAGAGAAATGCCGTTGCATTCACAAAGGTTTTTTATCAGCCTTCGGAGAATCGAATTCGGTACCAACTCTGTGTTCGCGATCATCTCTCCTGTTTTGGGGCAGAGCATGTGTCCGTCGTCGAGCCATTTTTTAATCGAATTTCGATCGTACGTCTGACCTGTAGATACAGTCACCGGATCAAGCATTAGCTCAAGGGAAATCGGGCACCTGAAATCTTCAGGGTTTAAGCAACGAAACATCTCCGCGTCGCACCTGGAATCGATTTGATTCGCGGGGTTTTGATGATCCAATGCTTCGAAAATCACTCCCCTGCTGTAGCTCATGAACCCCACCAAGCTACTTAGAAAAGGAAAATCCATGTCCTCCCGGTCGAAACGCTTGATAGCAATTTGTTCTTCCAAGAATTTGATCTCCATGTTGCACGCGCTCCAGCTTTTAATTCGAAGGTAATCGAGGACCCGCTTTACGGCATTCAAATCGGGCTCGATTCCCTTTTCTAATTGGTTCAGAATCGCAAGCAATCGTTTCGAAGCCAATCTGTCACCAGCTTGGAGCTCCATGTTGGCCTTCCACGATTGCTTCGACACCAATTCAACCAATTCCTTAACTTCATCGCCAACATCGATCGCTTTCAACGGTAAAACATCGAGAGCCGTCGCCACAGCTCGAATCAGAAACCGAAATTGAGTCGCAAGAAACTCGCATTTCGTCAGCATCAAAACTCGACCATCTTCCCTCGTGCAATCCTCCAATAAAAATCGAATTTTTTGGAAGACGAAATGAAGCTCGGAGAAGCAGACGACAAGAGACGATTTCGGAAGAACCGAATTGCATTCACGTACCTCCTCAAAGAACATGAGAAGAACACGAACTTGCCGAATTGCTTCCCGGCTGTTCCTCCATTGCGTCACACAGCATTTCGATTGGAAACTGCAGATGGTGTGGGAGAGAGCGATCAGAGACTCGAGAAGGGTCTCCAGAGAAATAGATTCGCAAGGTCGCACCGCCGGAAACGTGAGAATCCGGCGGTCGCTGCTATCGAATTTCGGGTTCATCGATGCAATTGTATGCGAAAAAACAGAGGATCTCTGTTTTTTCTCTGTTTTGGGACATAGACTTGGAGTAGAATTCGACTCGGAAGAGAAGTGTTTCTCCGTTTTGGCTCTGTTTTTGTTCACGGAATTAGTGGGAGGAGTGGCGAGCGTTGCAACAATATAGGGAGATAAAGGGCACGTGGCGGGATATTAGGAGTCCACGTTCCCAGGTTGACTCGGAGTGCACTTCACTGGATAGGCCTACATGGACACGTGGAGAGGTGGGGTTGGGTGATGCAGCTTCATGGATATTTGTCAATGTTGATTCAGTGTACTGTTTCGTGTCTACGGACAGTTTATCGTCGGCGGGAGAGTGAAGTCTGTGGGGACCACCAAGCCGACTTGGACACGTGGAAGTGGTATTGGATGACGTGTTGCGGTGGCAGCGGGCCACACAGAGGAACACCTGTGTGTGTTTCCTGTGTTTTACGAGTCAAAGTGGGTTTTGATTAGAGAGACTAATAGACGATTAATTAATGGAAAATTAGAGTTTAAAACTTAGCAAAGTTCATGTTCGTGCCGACCAGAATTTTGAGTTCAACATCAATTGAATTGTAATGGTTTTGTTGGCCCACGGGGTTCAATGGCGGGTGCATTTCTTCTGTTTCGATTATGTTTTATGCCTTTTTGTTTCGTGTAATGATGATACGAATAGTCTAATTAAAGTTACGTTTCTGTTTATAATTCTCACGTTTTAAATTGTGTATGAGCTTCTTTAAATAGTTTACATCTTATAATACTTCTTCGCTTTGAAACATATTCTCCAACAATAAACATACGTGGTATACTTGACGTCGAGAAAATAGATAACTATTTTAATTGATATTGATTAATGTACTAGAAAGATATTAACTTAAACAATGTTTAAGATTGATGAAACTGCTTAGGTGTAGTATTCAGAGtaggattttcttttcttaaatttctcttccattttcttctctCCTCTTACACTCTGACTCTGTCTTTGTTTTTCTATAAAGAAATCAACAAaagatattgacgtgacttaatcgtgaCGTTCAAATATGAGATCATATCAATTTCATCAGTTTTATTTCTTGAGCAATTTTATCACTTAAGCAATAAGTTAATACATAAACAATGAGCACGTTTCGCTAATCAAATTCTTGTTTGTGGCCACAAATCCTTTTAATTAAGTTGTAATTATCTTGTAAACTTTTCTATCTAAAACGAATGATGATTTGACAAGTGGACCAACCATATTGCGACACATTGAACGCGTTGTCTCTGCATTGCAATAATTCTGGAGATACTATAAAACGCgttcatttgatttttgtttataCTGTGACTGTGATTGGGatattccaaaaaaaataaataataatttattcttAGATGCTTTTCTCCTTGGAAAGAGGTTTGCTTTCATGGAGTGATGCCTTCAGCCTGCCGGTCACTGTTTTGCAAAATAGTTAGGTCTACAAGGCTAAGTAATTATTCGATTACGTGATGTTATTATTTTTCTGGTGTTATGCACTTTATTGTTGATTATTATTATAGTTCAGATTAATGAGTAATGGGATATCAATTTTGTTGTTCCTTTGTATTATGGAAATTGATAACAATTACGGTGATGCTATAAAGCTAGAAGAATAaagaatttagcaagagaaaTGAATTAATTTCATTAAGAGATGGAAGTTGCATAATAAAAGGCATTTTTGCATTGACATTTCGAGCGAGTTAAGTGTAATCATTTTTAACTAACTCCATTCAGTTACGAATTGACCATCTCATCTACTGTTATCAAGTTTGACGTGCAACTGTCATTgaaatttttctcaaaaaaaagaatttatcGTTGAACTGTGATTTCTCCAAAGAAATTACTCTTTATCTTTCACCAGCTTAACTTTTTTGGACATAAGATACATGCGAATTTAAGCCCTTGCGGCCAAGTTTGATTCTACTTctagtatatataataatttattataaaatcttatgtcaagaagattttttttttttggaaatttgcaattttacaaaaatatttttttgtaaatctGTCTTGGTTATTTGTAATTTGCAATTTTATAATAGAGACTCAAACTGTTCACAATTTAGAAGGTTTGGGTAATTGAAAATGTCTCTTTGCAAAGCAAAATTAAGGATAGACGTTCCTCCGACTTTCGCAAAGTGAGGAGTCTCGTTAACTTACAGTTGCATGGTTTACAAAAATCACTAAAATTTAAAAGGACGAAACTTTTGAAGCATTCCCACAAAACAGTATAACATCTTTCTGTCACCACAAACTCGTCAACTTCTTTCGATTACAAACAGACCTTATGTATCTTAATTATTTGAAACCACACGGATCGGAGCATATGGTTCGGTCGAGAGATTTTACAGCCATGCCGGATTCTTCAAAGGAGTGACAACAGCCTTCACCTGCAAGTAGTTGTGAAGGCTGTAGATTCCCTTTTCTCTGCCTATTCCACTCATCTTGTATCCGCCAAAAGGAATCGCAGCATCAAACACGTCGAAGCAGTTCACCCAGACGGTCCCAGCCCTCAATGCCCGTGTCAAGTAGTTGGCGGTGTTAATGTTCTTTGTGAATACTCCGGCAGCTAGACCATAGCGCGTTGCGTTTGCCCTTCGGACTACTTCATCGAGCTCCCTGGTACAAAATGTGGAATTTTTAGGCATGTAGAATATTACAACTTTTGCAGAATGCAAGGACTTGATGCAGTGTGAGGTTTTTAACTCACTTGAATTTCAAAATCGACTGCACTGGGCCGAAGATCTCATCCTGTGCGATCAACATATCGTCCTGATTGAAATGAACAGTAATCGTGTTAACGTATAGGTTGAAGGGGCTAactttggatgaagaaattatatACCTTAACGTTTGAGAAAACGGTAGGCTGGATGAAGTATCCCTTGGCGCCCAATCTTTCACCTCCACATTCAAGGGTAGCATTGCTATCAATGCCAGATCTTATGTATCTAAGGACCTTCTCAAACTGCTCGTTGTCGATCTGTCAATTGTCGAAATGATTAGAAGCATCACTTAAAAACTGACATTCTTTATGTCACACATGAGTACATGAAACGAATAGAACATCGTTGAAATGCAAGTATTTGAGTACCTGAGGGCCTTGTTCAACACCCTTCTTAAAGGGATCGCCAACAACACGTTTCACAGCGCGTGCCTTTGCTTTCGCTATGAACTCATCATACACACGCTCATGTACAAAAGTACGAGACCCAGCACAGCAACATTGCCCCTGCGTGTCATCCAAGCATTCGTTAATGATGTGTTTTGAACTTCTGATTTTACAGAACCCGGCTTCGTGGAAAACTAATTGAACCAACCTGATTAAAGAAGAGAGCAAAGTGTGCAAGCTCCACAGCATGATCAATGTCAGCATCCTCGCATATAATGAAAGGTGATTTCCCACCGAGCTCTAATGTTACTGGCTTAAGATTGCTTCTTGCAGCCAATTCAAGAATAATCTTTCCAGTATCAGTTGATCCGGTGAAAGCTACCTGAAAAGGAACGCGGTAATGGTTTTAAGTAGCCTGCATATCCAGTGTACAGTGAGAAAGAAGGACAAATGTGCTCCAAATACCTTGTCCACATCCATATGACTGGCAAGAGCAGCACCAGCAGTTGGCCCATCTCCAGAAACTACGTTTAGAACACCCGGAGGAAGACCAGCCTGTCACAGATGAAGCCGAGTAATATTAGAACATGAACAACGAcggaaaagaaataaagaatgtACACGTTCCATGTTGATGCAGAATAAAAAGTTAATTACACTATTGATTCATTTTTACGTATTTCTCTTGGCACATAGTTGCGTACGCGTGAGGGAGAGTGAGCAGCTCGAGAGGCATCAAGGGCCTACCTCTTGGAATAGCTTTGCCACATAGAGGGCAGTCAGAGGCGTCTGCTCAGCGCTCTTTAGGACAATGGTATTACCACAAGCCAGTGCAGGCCCAACTTTCCAGGCAAACATGAGTAAAGGAAAGTTCCACGGAATAATCTGTCCTGCAACACCGATTGGTTCGTGCAGTGTTTGCACGTGATAAGGTCCATCAGCCGGAACAGTTAGACCATGGATTTTGTCTGCCCATCCTGGATAATTTGAGGAAGAAATCGTAAGTAAAAACAATGTGATGAATGAAAAAGGAAAGCAAATCACTTCATTTCAGTGTTCTCACCGGCATAGTAGTGAAACAGACGAGCCAACATTGGTAGTTCGGCCGTCAGAGCTTGTTCATAAGGCTTCCCGTTATTCCATGTCTCTAGAGCTGCAAGCTCTTCACTGTTTTTCTCAACCAAATCAGCAAAGCGTAGTAAAATCCGTGATCTTTCCTGATCAAACGATAAAAAGACGAAGTCTCAATGACGATGCACATCAATATCCCGACATATTTACATCCCTCATATGCTAATCCAGCAGGAAAGCGCAACAGAATAATGTACTACAAAATCTAGACCAATGCGAAGTTCGACAGTTCTTACATAAGCGCTCATCTTCGGCCATGGTCCCTCATCAAATGCCTTGCGAGCAGCAGCTACTGCACGGTTAATATCTTCTGCGTCGCCCTCAGCCACATGAGCAATCACTTCGCCTGTACGAGGGTCGTATGCCGGAAATGTTTTTCCTGACacaaaagaatttcaaacattAGCTCCATAACATGTCTTTTCGGCAGTCTTCATCTTTTTGCAAGTTCCATTTACTCACACAgtttttacaaaacaaaagcGACCGTATGCAGGTTTCTTGGACTCGTTCGAAGAAAAGGATTACCTGATGCAGCGTCGACGAATTTCCCATTGATTAGGTGCTGAGTGTGACTGATTTGAAAAGGTGGAATGATTAACTCCTCAGTTGCTGCAGCAGTGCTAAACCTGCTAACTCTTCTCCCTGGAGGATCGTGGGAGGAGTATTATTCGTCGTATTAAATCACGAAAATTATAAACTCCATGCATCTTTGGCTGTATGATGGCTCCACCATCATTCAAAAATtccagaaagagagagacacacacacacgcatatacacacacaccccAAATCACATACAGAAAATTACCTGCACATGTGGTTAGAACATAAAAACCATGGAATCGAATGAATAAAAAAGATTACCAGAAGAACAAGTGAAACAACGCTgtaaaaaggtaaaaagtaGAAAAAGGACAAAGGTGGGAAGAAGGTGTTACCTCCAGAGCGAAGCAGAGAAGCTGCAGAcccggaagaagaagaaggagaagcgGCTGAGAGGGAGCGAGAGAGTAAGGAGGAGAGTCTCCGAGCTGCCATAACCACCCACAGATGCTGAGTGAGAAGAATACTCAAAGCCCAAAAGCCTTATCTTTTGAATTGTAATTCCAACCTTACAGAAAAACAGAGTCCTGTCTGTTGTGACTCAAAAGTTTCTCAGAAGACAAAAGTCGCCCTCTCACCCCTCGAaccgagaaatttttagttttgtgaCGGAAATAAGTGgtacattatatatttgaataaaggtagtgaaaatttttatttttttaagttattaactttttaatacacaagttccactatttatataataacatataatgtactattttatgtacctgtcacaaaaaaaattctctcCCTCTTACCCACCGAGCGACACTATGGCACAATGACGTTAGTATAACACCAAAATCCAAATCAATTTTAAAATTaggaaataattataaaatagcAAAATAAATTGACTAAAAACCTAAAGGAATAAGTATCAAACATAATTGGCTGCTCAATTTTCAATAACCACTCCTGCTTTTATTCATTTAGCTTTGAACACGTGTcgagtttatgtttataattgTAATTATTTAGATATGTGTTGAAATCTAATTAGATAAAGCAAGAGTGGCTACTGAAATTCAACAGCCAAGTATTTTTCAATAGTATTTGAGAAATGCTAATGTGAGACTATATTTTTTGCACAATTTTTACAATATTAACATGATAATTAACGTTAATTTGTGCATTTAACTAtcgatttttctttgttttagcaATTTTCTCTTTATCACTATGTTTACCTTGAAGCGTAAGCTATATAGAAACAATAATTCATAGGATGTTGTTGGTCGATGACTTTTCAGAGTCGAAATAAAGCTAGAATTTAGTtccaattaatcaattcatgcATATCCATATTTTAatgtctctatctctctcttatTTGGAAAATAAAACTAAACTCTAAAGTGGACACTCCAAAAAGACAGAAAGCCTCCAAAGGACCAAAGCCACGCATCCACGATAGACTTATCAATTAAGATCATCTCCAAGGGACTAAACGTGATTTTGTCCATGTTTTAGTTCtctaaatattaatattttataatctgATTTTCTTTAGTCTTTTGCTTGGAAACtgatttcatttaattttgaaGCTAAATGTGACTTGTTGATGCAATGCACGACATTAAATATAGCTTTTATATTGAATTTGATTGTTTGTGGCTTTTCATCTTTCGGAGCTATGTTTTATTAGGTTTCTAGTAACTACAATCGTTAGTAATAAGTATTTATCCTACCTATGTATTGTAATGTCTCTATTTAAAGGACTCCATATGTATATTTAGGAAGACTTGGATGAATGAAAATTTATATATGCCTTGTGCATTTGAAGAGAGTGATTTCTCTTTCtaaaatcaagcatttgacTTGGTTGTGTGAGCGCATCCACGATTAGCGACGTGAGCAAGCTCCATTGCCCCTGGTTGAGTGATTTCCAGGTCATATATCCCTTTCTCCTCAAGACCTTTGGTTTTTTCTTGCGTCAAGTGGCATCAGAGCAGGTTATCTGTTGCGGTTGAAGACCATGGCAGtgatttacaatctgtttgaaGAGCACAGTGTCGAAGAAACTAGTTTCATCGATTGGAATTTACCACCAATTTACGATGAGTACATTGATTGATGAAGATGAAGTCAATAATCGTTTTGTGAATGAAGTTGATGAGGATGGTAGTGAGGTAAGCAAGTTATACTCCTCAAGTTTGTACAATTTCTTAGAAGATGATATTGTTATTCACATGATCAGTGAGATACTTGAAGGTAGTTTCTTGAATGTTGAGCACCAAGTAAAGATTGTGGATGTGAAGGAAACTTTACAGTTTATGAGCGAGGTATTGTAATGTCTCTATTTAAAGGACTCCATATATATGTTTAGGGAGTCTTGgatgaataaaaatttatatttgcCTTGTGCATTTGAAGAGAGTGGTTTCTCCTTCTAAAATAAAGCATTTGGCTTGATCGTGTGAGCACATCCACGATTAGTGACGTGAACGAGCTTCGTTACCCCTGGTTGATTGATTCCCAGGTCATATATCCCTGTCTCCTCGAGACCTTTGGTTCTTTCTTTCGTCACTTGTAAACCTTGATTAGTACACActaatttataaagaaaaatactaagGGAAGGGCATTATGAGGCTGAATCGTGTTGATTCATCAGacacccatatattaatttactCTCTCACCAGTATGATTTTTCGTGAATTATTTGTACCTTACAGTTTAACACCATCTCTCGTACCAACATATAAAACTCTGTCACCTCACAATTTTAACGTCAATTCCAGtgccaaaattataaaatattatacaaaaaaacataaaataacaaataatttataaagAATCTCACTTTTGTGAGAActtttta encodes the following:
- the LOC137710559 gene encoding aldehyde dehydrogenase family 2 member B4, mitochondrial-like, which codes for MAARRLSSLLSRSLSAASPSSSSGSAASLLRSGGRRVSRFSTAAATEELIIPPFQISHTQHLINGKFVDAASGKTFPAYDPRTGEVIAHVAEGDAEDINRAVAAARKAFDEGPWPKMSAYERSRILLRFADLVEKNSEELAALETWNNGKPYEQALTAELPMLARLFHYYAGWADKIHGLTVPADGPYHVQTLHEPIGVAGQIIPWNFPLLMFAWKVGPALACGNTIVLKSAEQTPLTALYVAKLFQEAGLPPGVLNVVSGDGPTAGAALASHMDVDKVAFTGSTDTGKIILELAARSNLKPVTLELGGKSPFIICEDADIDHAVELAHFALFFNQGQCCCAGSRTFVHERVYDEFIAKAKARAVKRVVGDPFKKGVEQGPQIDNEQFEKVLRYIRSGIDSNATLECGGERLGAKGYFIQPTVFSNVKDDMLIAQDEIFGPVQSILKFKELDEVVRRANATRYGLAAGVFTKNINTANYLTRALRAGTVWVNCFDVFDAAIPFGGYKMSGIGREKGIYSLHNYLQVKAVVTPLKNPAWL
- the LOC137710828 gene encoding protein DELETION OF SUV3 SUPPRESSOR 1(I)-like, coding for MAAEPQAVTEVAKMDLFEDDDEFEEFDINQEWEDKEEGKEVTQQWEDDWDDDDVNDDFSLQLRRELENNTEKSSA
- the LOC137711476 gene encoding U-box domain-containing protein 19-like; translated protein: MNPKFDSSDRRILTFPAVRPCESISLETLLESLIALSHTICSFQSKCCVTQWRNSREAIRQVRVLLMFFEEVRECNSVLPKSSLVVCFSELHFVFQKIRFLLEDCTREDGRVLMLTKCEFLATQFRFLIRAVATALDVLPLKAIDVGDEVKELVELVSKQSWKANMELQAGDRLASKRLLAILNQLEKGIEPDLNAVKRVLDYLRIKSWSACNMEIKFLEEQIAIKRFDREDMDFPFLSSLVGFMSYSRGVIFEALDHQNPANQIDSRCDAEMFRCLNPEDFRCPISLELMLDPVTVSTGQTYDRNSIKKWLDDGHMLCPKTGEMIANTELVPNSILRRLIKNLCECNGISLGRPGSKSADKEKTIAPGSPVAKHAMRFLSGFLSGRLACGTSEQKNKAAYEIRLLGKSNIFNRSCLIQAGCIPPLLRLLNSADASTQGNAIAALLKLAKYASGMKLIMSWGGLPSVVAVLKNGLSLEARQSAAATMFYLSSMRESRKLIGEMPEAIPALVELIREGTTCGKKNSVVAIFGLILLPRNQQKVLDAGIVPLLVDIISSSSQNPDQLVDDALSILAILAENVVGSHEILHAIDLQLIIRVLQTSTSPKAKEYCVSTLLSLCINGGEEVVAVLATESSLMPGLFSLLTDGTSYAIKKSRSLIKIIHDFRDASTSRWMSSAVRRKHCVQER